The Musa acuminata AAA Group cultivar baxijiao chromosome BXJ1-8, Cavendish_Baxijiao_AAA, whole genome shotgun sequence genomic sequence GTAGTGAAGCTTTATATACCACAAGAAAAAATGAGGTCAAACACTATCAAGAATTCAACATTACGATAAATTCAGGTTTAATACTTACCTTGTAAACTATGCCAAAACCTCCTTGTCCCAGCTTATTTGAATCGGAGAAATTGTTTGTGGCCAAGAGTATGTTCTCAAAACCAATTAGCGGAAGTTCTGGACCTTGATGAGGCTGCCCTTCTATGAATTCGttcgaagcagagatgttgttcgCAAAGTCTGTACTTGAGCTCAGATCACATAGTAGTTTTCCTTTCTTTCGATCCTTGAATACACCTGGTTTGGCAGTTGAGTCAACCAAATTCTCATAGTCGATCAATTTGGTTCCTAAAACTTGTAGGGACACAACTTACCAAATACCTCACTGAACTTCCATAAGATAAAGATGCAAGCCAAAGAAACGATAATCGCAGAAAGAGATACTATAATTACTATCCTCCGAGCCTTCGTCTTGCTGCCTGATGTTCCTGTTTACAGAAATAACTTCAGATGCATATTCTAAAACAAAGTCCGTGAAGCATTGTCAAGTGAAAGCTCCAAAGAATTCAAGATGGTGCAGCATATCTTATTATGACTGTAGGTCAGCCAGGACGATGCAGTGTCCAGGTTCATTACAGGAACAATGTGATCGTctcaaaggaaggaaaaaaaaatccattgtagATAGCAGAAAGAATAGCAGCTATATGTCAGTGGAAAGCACAGTTTCGTGCAGTGATCAATATGTATTCATGCTCCACAACCTCAACAAGACTACCACATACTACCACCAGTGTTGCATTGAAACAACACTATCCAAAGGGAAAGAGATAAAATGCATACCTAAACTAATATCCATTAGGCGCAAATAGAGATCCTCCCCACCACCGCCTACCATCTCGGTATCTATCAACTCTCCCACCCAAATCAAGCACCCTGAGATCGTTGTGTTTCCCGTGGTCACATCAGGATAAGCATATGCCGTACAGGAACAATTGGTTAGGCACGCAGTTCTGCAGTCTCCGATGCTTCTGTTACTAAGAAACACAGCATGGTCCGGCAATTTCATGCCTTCAACTCTCAGAAATACATCTCCATCACCACACCTCAATGACTTCTTTCTGATGCAACCAGCCGAGAAGTTCCCAGTCTCCCAGTCACTCTGAACCTTGGGCTCAAATCCTTCCATACATTTGCATGCTGGCACTGATTCAGTACTATCACAATACGCGAATTGACCGCACCATCCATATGTTTCGCACTTGTCATTTGGCACAGACGAGTACTTTGTCCAATTCTTGGAACTATTATCCCAAATCAGTAACTCAATCTGTCCTAAATAGTTTAATGTGTATCTAATATACAATGATGCATCTGAGACACCTAGTGTGATGTAGacctcatcatcatcttctaGCACTGTTATGTATGCCACAGCGGTGGTGTTGATTGCTTGTGATCCGCTGAACATTTTCCCAATCCACACTTGGCTTCTCCAGTAGAACTTTGTCCCCGACCAAATCAGGATCTGGATAGAAGTGCTGGAAATAATGCCAAGGGAGAAATTCCCTGGTGAGGGGTCGTTTGCGTCCTTCCAAGATGTAAGGTACCTGGCTGAGTGTTTGCGGTAACTGTACAGGATCTTCATACCTGGAACAAAGGTGTCCGTAGGATGATCAAAGCTCTGCCACAATATATTATGGCTGTTTGCTCTAAGAACTAGATTTCCTGAGTTGTACAGCACTGCCGCTGTGTCATTGCCTGGTGTGCCAAAGCCTGATAAATTTGATGACCAGAAGATGCCTCCTTCTgagtccacgatgacgaggttgctgTCATCAGAGATTCGAAGAGTCGCAGAGGAATCATTGATCGGCTTCTCTCTGTTGGCGACCCATATGACCGTCCTCTGTGGGATGTTGTTGTACCACACCCCGGCATAGAAATCATCAGTGGAATTTGTAGGAGAGAAGAAGCCGAACACAAATTCTCCAGCATCGGAGACCAAAGTCTCATTCAGGGAGATGAATTCCCCGGGAGTGAGTCTGTCATCTGAAGCACCAAGCAGTAGAAGAGATAGAGATGATAACAAGAAGATTGCAACGTACGGTGGTAGTCTCACCATCAGTCTGCAGCTTCTTTTTGTGAACCTTTGTGCATTTAAGCTTCTTGCAAGTAGAGAGCTAGGATTTCTTCTTTTCGCTTTCTTTCCTCTCTATGAAGGGACTTGAAactgcttgcagatttttaactcCATACTTTAAGCAGTGATCAAATTGTAGTTGGTGGGTGCTAACTTGCCCTGTTTTGTTCACACATTGCTAAAGAAGAATCCAAACAGTTAGACTGGTCTCAGAACATCAAACCACAGGATTGGCATCTTCGTTCTGCAAGAATCTCAAAATCTGACCATCAGATTGTCACAAGAAGACAGTGCAAGAAGAGTGCatgacaagcaaaatgacccctgCACCATGTCCTCACTTTGATCACAGCAGCCTTATTGGACTCTTCTCATAGCAGAGAAAGGGATTAGTCCAGCATACTGATCCAGGCATGCCCCACTTGATTGCTGGCATTGACCAACCAACAAGGTTCTGTCCTGATCGATCATTGTCGACCTTGAGTGAATGTAGAAAGATCGGACACAAGAAAGCAGAGGCTTCCAGGAAGTGAAGACTGCCATTGTCTTCATCATGAGAGCAATTTAGCGCAGAACGTCAACAACACGTGCATGACCCCCCCGCCACCTCGACAGGAACTCAGGGAGAGAATTGCAACTTCCTTGTGTTGACTCTGCAGCTGGAGTTTGCTTTAAACCATGAGAAGTGAATTGACTCAATGGAAATTTGATTCAGGAAGCCTACCGAAGTGCCAAATGAACAGCTAATAGAAGTCCAAACCTGGGATCATCAATCTTGGTGTGCAACCTAAAATGAAAAAGTGCTTGTTTGAACAACAAGCGATTAGATCTTAGTatttgcattttgatccttgtgtgTTCTTTGAGATGCCATCAAAAGGTGGAACATCAAAAGTTTCTGTTTGCTTTGACCTCATCCAGAATGTTACCTATTTCAATTATGTTCTCCTTTTTAGAGTATCAAAagatgatatcatgatcaaaagtGGGATAAATAAACGCAAGACTCCCAGAATTTGACTGTGTTCATGTTTAAGACAACCATATGCACCA encodes the following:
- the LOC103974887 gene encoding G-type lectin S-receptor-like serine/threonine-protein kinase B120, whose product is MVRLPPYVAIFLLSSLSLLLLGASDDRLTPGEFISLNETLVSDAGEFVFGFFSPTNSTDDFYAGVWYNNIPQRTVIWVANREKPINDSSATLRISDDSNLVIVDSEGGIFWSSNLSGFGTPGNDTAAVLYNSGNLVLRANSHNILWQSFDHPTDTFVPGMKILYSYRKHSARYLTSWKDANDPSPGNFSLGIISSTSIQILIWSGTKFYWRSQVWIGKMFSGSQAINTTAVAYITVLEDDDEVYITLGVSDASLYIRYTLNYLGQIELLIWDNSSKNWTKYSSVPNDKCETYGWCGQFAYCDSTESVPACKCMEGFEPKVQSDWETGNFSAGCIRKKSLRCGDGDVFLRVEGMKLPDHAVFLSNRSIGDCRTACLTNCSCTAYAYPDVTTGNTTISGCLIWVGELIDTEMVGGGGEDLYLRLMDISLGTSGSKTKARRIVIIVSLSAIIVSLACIFILWKFSEVFGVFKDRKKGKLLCDLSSSTDFANNISASNEFIEGQPHQGPELPLIGFENILLATNNFSDSNKLGQGGFGIVYKGNLPGGQEIAVKRLLRGSRQGMEEFKNEVILIAKLQHRNLVKLLACCIHGEEKLLVYEYMPNKSLDFFLFDPTQKVKLDWGKRFNIIKGIARALLYLHQDSRLRIIHRDLKTSNILLDAEMNPKISDFGMARIFGGNQDEANTNRVVGTYGYMSPEYAMEGLFSVKSDVYSYGVLLLEIVSGFRNSSFHLIMDFPNLLAYAWELWNEGKANDYVDSCIANTCSPTEVLRSIHVGLLCVQDSPNDRPAMSSVVFMLENEEATISAAPKQPIFTIQRNLNPDTGHPPDDTYQVYSYNNVTVTAAEGR